The Anopheles coluzzii chromosome 2, AcolN3, whole genome shotgun sequence genome window below encodes:
- the LOC120951338 gene encoding syntaxin-1A isoform X4, with the protein MTKDRLAALQAAQSDDEDMPEDVAVPVEGSFMEDFFKEVEEIRMMIDKIQANVEEVKKKHSAILSAPQSDEKTKQELEDLMADIKKTANRVRGKLKGIEQNIEQEEQQSKSNADLRIRKTQHSALSRKFVEVMTEYNRTQTDYRERCKGRIQRQLEITGRATTNEELEEMLEQGNSAVFTQGIIMETQQAKQTLADIEARHADIIKLENSIRELHDMFMDMAMLVESQGEMIDRIEYHVEHAMDYVQTATQDTKKALKYQSKARRKKIMIAICLFVTVIILLLIFLI; encoded by the exons GCACAGAGCGATGATGAGGACATGCCCGAAGATGTGGCTGTCCCGGTGGAGGGCAGCTTCATGGAAGATTTCTTCAAAGAGGTGGAAGAGATACGGATGATGATCGACAAGATTCAGGCTAATGTCGaagaagtgaagaaaaaacacagtgCCATCCTATCGGCCCCACAGTCGGACGAGA AAACTAAACAAGAACTCGAAGACCTAATGGCTGATATCAAAAAAACTGCCAACAGAGTAAGAGGGAAGCTTAAG GGTATCGAGCAAAACATTGAACAGGAGGAGCAGCAAAGCAAGTCGAATGCTGACCTGAGGATACGAAAAACGCAACATTCGGCTCTGTCGCGCAAGTTTGTCGAGGTCATGACGGAGTACAACCGGACCCAGACGGACTACCGAGAGCGTTGCAAAGGAAGAATACAACGACAATTGGAAATTA CGGGTAGAGCTACAACTAACGAAGAACTGGAGGAAATGTTAGAGCAAGGAAACTCAGCCGTCTTCACGCAGGGG ATCATCATGGAGACTCAGCAAGCCAAGCAAACGTTGGCAGATATCGAAGCTCGACATGCGGATATtataaaattggaaaattcaATTAGGGAACTGCATGATATGTTCATGGATATGGCTATGTTGGTTGAGAGTCAG GGTGAAATGATTGATCGTATAGAATATCACGTCGAACATGCAATGGATTATGTTCAAACAGCGACACAAGACACAAAGAAAGCGCTTAAATATCAAAGCAAAGCCCGCCGG aaaaaaatcatgatagCGATTTGCCTCTTTGTTACGGTCATCATTCTGTTacttatttttcttatttaa
- the LOC120951338 gene encoding syntaxin-1A isoform X2 — protein MTKDRLAALQAAQSDDEDMPEDVAVPVEGSFMEDFFKEVEEIRMMIDKIQANVEEVKKKHSAILSAPQSDEKTKQELEDLMADIKKTANRVRGKLKGIEQNIEQEEQQSKSNADLRIRKTQHSALSRKFVEVMTEYNRTQTDYRERCKGRIQRQLEITGRATTNEELEEMLEQGNSAVFTQGIIMETQQAKQTLADIEARHADIIKLENSIRELHDMFMDMAMLVESQGEMIDRIEYHVEHAMDYVQTATQDTKKALKYQSKARRKKIWIAICVLIAIIILVVFLAIYLT, from the exons GCACAGAGCGATGATGAGGACATGCCCGAAGATGTGGCTGTCCCGGTGGAGGGCAGCTTCATGGAAGATTTCTTCAAAGAGGTGGAAGAGATACGGATGATGATCGACAAGATTCAGGCTAATGTCGaagaagtgaagaaaaaacacagtgCCATCCTATCGGCCCCACAGTCGGACGAGA AAACTAAACAAGAACTCGAAGACCTAATGGCTGATATCAAAAAAACTGCCAACAGAGTAAGAGGGAAGCTTAAG GGTATCGAGCAAAACATTGAACAGGAGGAGCAGCAAAGCAAGTCGAATGCTGACCTGAGGATACGAAAAACGCAACATTCGGCTCTGTCGCGCAAGTTTGTCGAGGTCATGACGGAGTACAACCGGACCCAGACGGACTACCGAGAGCGTTGCAAAGGAAGAATACAACGACAATTGGAAATTA CGGGTAGAGCTACAACTAACGAAGAACTGGAGGAAATGTTAGAGCAAGGAAACTCAGCCGTCTTCACGCAGGGG ATCATCATGGAGACTCAGCAAGCCAAGCAAACGTTGGCAGATATCGAAGCTCGACATGCGGATATtataaaattggaaaattcaATTAGGGAACTGCATGATATGTTCATGGATATGGCTATGTTGGTTGAGAGTCAG GGTGAAATGATTGATCGTATAGAATATCACGTCGAACATGCAATGGATTATGTTCAAACAGCGACACAAGACACAAAGAAAGCGCTTAAATATCAAAGCAAAGCCCGCCGG AAAAAAATCTGGATCGCGATTTGTGTTCTTATAGCTATTATTATATTAGTAGTATTCTTGGCAATCTACCTAACATAA
- the LOC120951338 gene encoding syntaxin-1A isoform X3 — protein MTKDRLAALQAAQSDDEDMPEDVAVPVEGSFMEDFFKEVEEIRMMIDKIQANVEEVKKKHSAILSAPQSDEKTKQELEDLMADIKKTANRVRGKLKGIEQNIEQEEQQSKSNADLRIRKTQHSALSRKFVEVMTEYNRTQTDYRERCKGRIQRQLEITGRATTNEELEEMLEQGNSAVFTQGIIMETQQAKQTLADIEARHADIIKLENSIRELHDMFMDMAMLVESQGEMVDRIEYHVENSRDYITTGQQDLVQAVKYMSKARKKKIWIAICVLIAIIILVVFLAIYLT, from the exons GCACAGAGCGATGATGAGGACATGCCCGAAGATGTGGCTGTCCCGGTGGAGGGCAGCTTCATGGAAGATTTCTTCAAAGAGGTGGAAGAGATACGGATGATGATCGACAAGATTCAGGCTAATGTCGaagaagtgaagaaaaaacacagtgCCATCCTATCGGCCCCACAGTCGGACGAGA AAACTAAACAAGAACTCGAAGACCTAATGGCTGATATCAAAAAAACTGCCAACAGAGTAAGAGGGAAGCTTAAG GGTATCGAGCAAAACATTGAACAGGAGGAGCAGCAAAGCAAGTCGAATGCTGACCTGAGGATACGAAAAACGCAACATTCGGCTCTGTCGCGCAAGTTTGTCGAGGTCATGACGGAGTACAACCGGACCCAGACGGACTACCGAGAGCGTTGCAAAGGAAGAATACAACGACAATTGGAAATTA CGGGTAGAGCTACAACTAACGAAGAACTGGAGGAAATGTTAGAGCAAGGAAACTCAGCCGTCTTCACGCAGGGG ATCATCATGGAGACTCAGCAAGCCAAGCAAACGTTGGCAGATATCGAAGCTCGACATGCGGATATtataaaattggaaaattcaATTAGGGAACTGCATGATATGTTCATGGATATGGCTATGTTGGTTGAGAGTCAG GGCGAAATGGTGGACCGAATTGAGTATCATGTGGAAAACAGTCGGGACTACATTACAACGGGCCAACAAGATTTGGTCCAAGCCGTCAAGTATATGTCCAAAGCCAGAAAG AAAAAAATCTGGATCGCGATTTGTGTTCTTATAGCTATTATTATATTAGTAGTATTCTTGGCAATCTACCTAACATAA
- the LOC120951338 gene encoding syntaxin-1A isoform X1 — MTKDRLAALQAAQSDDEDMPEDVAVPVEGSFMEDFFKEVEEIRMMIDKIQANVEEVKKKHSAILSAPQSDEKTKQELEDLMADIKKTANRVRGKLKGIEQNIEQEEQQSKSNADLRIRKTQHSALSRKFVEVMTEYNRTQTDYRERCKGRIQRQLEITGRATTNEELEEMLEQGNSAVFTQGIIMETQQAKQTLADIEARHADIIKLENSIRELHDMFMDMAMLVESQGEMIDRIEYHVEHAMDYVQTATQDTKKALKYQSKARRKKIMILICLTVLGLIVASYVSSYFM; from the exons GCACAGAGCGATGATGAGGACATGCCCGAAGATGTGGCTGTCCCGGTGGAGGGCAGCTTCATGGAAGATTTCTTCAAAGAGGTGGAAGAGATACGGATGATGATCGACAAGATTCAGGCTAATGTCGaagaagtgaagaaaaaacacagtgCCATCCTATCGGCCCCACAGTCGGACGAGA AAACTAAACAAGAACTCGAAGACCTAATGGCTGATATCAAAAAAACTGCCAACAGAGTAAGAGGGAAGCTTAAG GGTATCGAGCAAAACATTGAACAGGAGGAGCAGCAAAGCAAGTCGAATGCTGACCTGAGGATACGAAAAACGCAACATTCGGCTCTGTCGCGCAAGTTTGTCGAGGTCATGACGGAGTACAACCGGACCCAGACGGACTACCGAGAGCGTTGCAAAGGAAGAATACAACGACAATTGGAAATTA CGGGTAGAGCTACAACTAACGAAGAACTGGAGGAAATGTTAGAGCAAGGAAACTCAGCCGTCTTCACGCAGGGG ATCATCATGGAGACTCAGCAAGCCAAGCAAACGTTGGCAGATATCGAAGCTCGACATGCGGATATtataaaattggaaaattcaATTAGGGAACTGCATGATATGTTCATGGATATGGCTATGTTGGTTGAGAGTCAG GGTGAAATGATTGATCGTATAGAATATCACGTCGAACATGCAATGGATTATGTTCAAACAGCGACACAAGACACAAAGAAAGCGCTTAAATATCAAAGCAAAGCCCGCCGG AAGAAGATTATGATCCTGATCTGTTTGACCGTGCTCGGGCTGATTGTTGCATCCTACGTCAGTAGCTACTTCATGTAA
- the LOC120951338 gene encoding syntaxin-1A isoform X5 — protein MTKDRLAALQAAQSDDEDMPEDVAVPVEGSFMEDFFKEVEEIRMMIDKIQANVEEVKKKHSAILSAPQSDEKTKQELEDLMADIKKTANRVRGKLKGIEQNIEQEEQQSKSNADLRIRKTQHSALSRKFVEVMTEYNRTQTDYRERCKGRIQRQLEITGRATTNEELEEMLEQGNSAVFTQGIIMETQQAKQTLADIEARHADIIKLENSIRELHDMFMDMAMLVESQGEMVDRIEYHVENSRDYITTGQQDLVQAVKYMSKARKKKIMIAICLFVTVIILLLIFLI, from the exons GCACAGAGCGATGATGAGGACATGCCCGAAGATGTGGCTGTCCCGGTGGAGGGCAGCTTCATGGAAGATTTCTTCAAAGAGGTGGAAGAGATACGGATGATGATCGACAAGATTCAGGCTAATGTCGaagaagtgaagaaaaaacacagtgCCATCCTATCGGCCCCACAGTCGGACGAGA AAACTAAACAAGAACTCGAAGACCTAATGGCTGATATCAAAAAAACTGCCAACAGAGTAAGAGGGAAGCTTAAG GGTATCGAGCAAAACATTGAACAGGAGGAGCAGCAAAGCAAGTCGAATGCTGACCTGAGGATACGAAAAACGCAACATTCGGCTCTGTCGCGCAAGTTTGTCGAGGTCATGACGGAGTACAACCGGACCCAGACGGACTACCGAGAGCGTTGCAAAGGAAGAATACAACGACAATTGGAAATTA CGGGTAGAGCTACAACTAACGAAGAACTGGAGGAAATGTTAGAGCAAGGAAACTCAGCCGTCTTCACGCAGGGG ATCATCATGGAGACTCAGCAAGCCAAGCAAACGTTGGCAGATATCGAAGCTCGACATGCGGATATtataaaattggaaaattcaATTAGGGAACTGCATGATATGTTCATGGATATGGCTATGTTGGTTGAGAGTCAG GGCGAAATGGTGGACCGAATTGAGTATCATGTGGAAAACAGTCGGGACTACATTACAACGGGCCAACAAGATTTGGTCCAAGCCGTCAAGTATATGTCCAAAGCCAGAAAG aaaaaaatcatgatagCGATTTGCCTCTTTGTTACGGTCATCATTCTGTTacttatttttcttatttaa